A segment of the Zonotrichia albicollis isolate bZonAlb1 chromosome Z, bZonAlb1.hap1, whole genome shotgun sequence genome:
AGACGCGTGCTCCGGGAATCCTCTGGATGTTCATTCCAAGCGCACGAGGGCCGCAAGCCGCGCCCCCAGCACGTGCGAGAGGATGGCAGgtgcggcggcggggcgggccgggcgcCGCCCGGAGCCTATCGGGCAGAGGTGTCGGAGCTTCTTGGAGCTCTCCGTCCGTCCCCCGGGGGCCGCCCCCTTCTCGTGGCAGGGGAatggcggcggggccgcgggcgcAGCCGGTAGCGCCAGTGCGGGGACGGGCCGAGCGCGCCGTGCCCGGGCGCGGCGCTCTGGCGGCAGCCGGGCGGGCCGAGCACGTACTCCTCGTAGTCGTCGTCCGCCCTGACGGAGTGCAGGATGCGGCCGAAGCGCTGCCGGCAGAGCGGGCAGGAGGCGCGCACGGCGGCCCACTGCCGGATGCAGGCGAAGCAGAAGGTGTGCAGACAGGTGTCCACGTGCGCCGCGTCGTCCAGGTCGCCCAGGCAGATGgggcacggcccggccgccgccgcctcccgctGCCCCCCGCTCGGGGCGGCCGGCGCGGCGGAGCCGCTCTCCTGCAGAGCCTCGGCGGCACCGCGCGCCATGGGCTGCCAGAGACGGGCCCGGGGCCGGAGCTGCTCTGGCGCCGGGAAGCGGGCAGCAGAGAAGGCTCAGAgcgtgggcagggaggggagacGGGGGCCTCCCGAAGGGTCTCCTTGCAGGCTAAGGAGAGTTTACTGGAAAGTGACCGAGCAGCCCCTCAGCTGCCTTCGACACCTGCCTCCCACTCCGTTCCCCCAGGCAGGAGAAATGTCCCTTCCACTCTGCTCCCGCCCAGCCAGTGGGACTCGGCTGGCACAGGGTACCTGCAGGAGGCGTCCGGGACGGAGGAAGTGGCCGGGAGCCCTCAGTGGtgctgtgggcactgccagggcagggcctgggtCCTGCTGGAGGCCGCACACTGGGCCGAGTGTGCGAATACAGGAGCCTCTGGCACCCGGCTGTTGCGTGGCGAGCACAACACACAGCCCAGAGGGAAAAGACCCCACTCGGACTGTCAGACGTCTTTTGGTGGCCTTAAAACCCTCAGTTTGTCAGGTCCTTGGTGAGTCCGGTGCTGCTGCATCTTCTCCAGGAAGAACCgacccagctccctcagctttcCCTCATGGGAGAGGGAAACCCGTGTTCCTTTACCGTGTTTGTGGCCCTTCTCTGGGCTCTCCCCAGTAGCTCCTCATCTCTCGTAGGCTGGAGAGCCCAGAGCGGGCACCGCActccaggtgtggcctcacgGGGCAGGGGAGAGGGCAGGATCCCTCCGGCTCCCGCTGGCAGCACGCCCAGTGAGCCCGGCAGGGAACTGGGCTGCTCACCGCCGGCCCGTGCTCCTCCTGGGCCCTGCTGGGTGAGCTGCTCTTGGTTCATGGCGGttttcctccccaggtgcagtgCTTCCTGTGGGCTCCTTTCTCCAGCCATTGAAATAGAATTGTTAAAACAGTTTTTTTGAAAAACACAAGTGATAAAGCAATAGCTTTTAACTTTGTCTAAGTTAAAAGGTCCTTTTCCCTTCAAGGGACaccaaagaaaagagaaacaataatgaagaattaaattttcattcttcttgaagaaaaaaatggtgaAGTGATTTGAGACACAGTTGTATTCCATGTAGGGTGAAACAAAGCAATAGTACTAGTATATTGTTGCTCACTTTTATGCTTTTTCCACCTCACCTTTGGCCTTCAGATGACACAGATATCTTTAAATTTGTTGTCAtggtttggtttgcttttttcctaAAATCTAGAACATTGCTTTTTCATTGATAAAAAGTTTTTAGTGGGAGGTTGAAACAAGATGTTTAGTCTCACCCATGAGATGTACTTTCAGTCTTCACATCCTGCCATTCTTTTGTCCATTTGAAGGTCAAATTTATAGAGATTAATACTGATAAATGCACATCAGCCATCTAATAGCATCTGGGGCATTCTGCAGTCTCTAGGTCTGTAGTGAATTCTCAGACTAGGCATACAGTCTGCCATATATTTATTTGTAGGTTTACACTTCATGAAAATTAACCTGAATGGTAGCAACTGCAAAGTTAAAGCATTGTTACACATCCTGAATGATTTATGTGGGTTTAAGGTTGAATCCAGATCTTTTTCTAAAtcacaaaatcatagaatgttaagggttggaagggaccttaaaagaCCATCTAGTCccaacctccctgccatgggcagggacaccttccactcaACCAGGTTGCTCAAGATCTTATCCAACCTAAAAAATAAACATCTGCCTGGAATATCACTCTGCATCTCTGGAatgttttttcttcagaaaaaaaatctcatcaaATTTCAAAGTTGATTTCAGAAAAGCATTTAGATAATATATAGAGGACACTGACTTAAAATTTGGGATGCATGACATGAAAACATATACTTGATGATCTCTCACTGATGTATATAATAACAATGTCCTAGAGATCTACAAGACCATTTATTATCTGTATTCCAAGAATGTTGCATGTGAGTATTAAGGTGCCTGTTGCATAAGCAATGACCTCATCTGTATTGTTTGGCATATTTTACTGTATCTGCTTGGAATAAGTTGCAACTGACTTCTGATTTTTTCCTGGAGCTGCAAATAGAATGGTGCAGCTGacaataaggaaaaaaagtcgTCATCATGATCTCATCATGATACCTCAGAATTAATTTAGTTGCATTGCTTGTCTGTCATTTAAGTACCTTGTTGTCATTTAAATAGTATGTAAAAAATTCCAGATACTTTAAGAAAGGCATGAGAGGG
Coding sequences within it:
- the LOC106629451 gene encoding uncharacterized protein LOC106629451; the protein is MFIPSARGPQAAPPARARGWQVRRRGGPGAARSLSGRGVGASWSSPSVPRGPPPSRGRGMAAGPRAQPVAPVRGRAERAVPGRGALAAAGRAEHVLLVVVVRPDGVQDAAEALPAERAGGAHGGPLPDAGEAEGVQTGVHVRRVVQVAQADGARPGRRRLPLPPARGGRRGGAALLQSLGGTARHGLPETGPGPELLWRREAGSREGSERGQGGETGASRRVSLQAKESLLESDRAAPQLPSTPASHSVPPGRRNVPSTLLPPSQWDSAGTGYLQEASGTEEVAGSPQWCCGHCQGRAWVLLEAAHWAECANTGASGTRLLRGEHNTQPRGKRPHSDCQTSFGGLKTLSLSGPW